A region from the Rhodamnia argentea isolate NSW1041297 chromosome 7, ASM2092103v1, whole genome shotgun sequence genome encodes:
- the LOC115745850 gene encoding protein trichome birefringence-like 34, whose amino-acid sequence MAGKAQTAGGTGRETSGSFHVLVALLIAAGVIAVVYLTCNEERQILEEADTSREALWSTGAKTERQKCDLFSGRWVYDNVSYPLYEEKRCTYMSDEQACEKYGRKDLKYQHWRWQPHGCDIPRFNATRLLERLRNKRMVYVGDSLNRGQWYSMVCLVESSIPRHLKSVSHFLNHSLFVFKSYEYNATIEFYWEPMLVESNKDNAYNHSAGNRTVRVHAIENHARHWSDADILIFDSYIWWANLMMKVLWGSFGSADGIYKTVKASRAFEMALNTWSDWLEMHISRSKTRLFFVSSSPTHERAAEWGGADGENCYGETEPITREDYSGRSLAPELMRLVKNAIDKLKTRGVTVQFLNITLLSEYRKDAHPTIYKRQWRALTKDQIANPKSYADCGHWCLPGVPDVWNELLYAYLLRN is encoded by the exons ATGGCAGGCAAAGCCCAAACAGCAGGTGGCACCGGGCGGGAGACGAGCGGCAGCTTCCACGTTCTGGTGGCTCTGCTCATAGCCGCCGGAGTCATTGCAGTCGTGTACCTCACGTGCAACGAGGAGCGACAAATATTGGAGGAGGCCGACACAAGTAGAGAAGCGCTCTGGAGCACAGGCGCCAAAACGGAGCGGCAGAAATGCGATCTGTTCTCCGGGAGGTGGGTGTATGACAACGTTTCGTACCCGCTCTACGAGGAGAAGCGATGCACGTACATGTCGGATGAGCAGGCTTGCGAGAAGTACGGGCGGAAGGACCTGAAGTACCAGCACTGGAGGTGGCAACCACATGGCTGCGACATCCCGAG GTTCAACGCGACGCGGTTGCTGGAGAGGTTGAGGAACAAGAGGATGGTGTACGTCGGTGATTCCTTGAACAGAGGCCAGTGGTATTCCATGGTCTGCCTCGTCGAGTCCTCCATCCCGCGCCACCTCAAATCCGTCTCGCACTTCCTCAATCACTCCTTATTCGTCTTCAAGTCCTAT GAGTACAACGCGACGATCGAATTCTACTGGGAACCAATGCTTGTGGAATCGAACAAAGACAATGCCTACAACCACAGCGCGGGTAACAGGACTGTTCGAGTTCATGCCATCGAAAACCATGCGAGGCATTGGTCGGATGCGGACATTCTCATATTCGACTCTTATATTTGGTGGGCGAACCTTATGATGAAAGTTTT GTGGGGCTCGTTTGGAAGTGCTGATGGAATTTATAAGACGGTTAAAGCGTCTCGTGCATTCGAGATGGCTCTAAATACATGGTCAGATTGGTTGGAAATGCACATAAGTAGATCCAAGACCCGGTTGTTCTTCGTTAGCTCGTCTCCAACTCATGAAAG AGCTGCAGAATGGGGTGGTGCTGATGGCGAAAACTGTTATGGGGAAACAGAGCCCATCACCAGAGAAGATTACTCGGGAAGGAGCTTAGCCCCCGAACTGATGCGTCTGGTGAAGAATGCTATTGACAAACTCAAAACAAGAGGCGTCACTGTTCAATTCCTCAACATTACACTGCTCTCCGAGTACCGCAAGGACGCACACCCAACTATTTACAAAAGACAATGGCGTGCCCTGACCAAAGACCAGATAGCTAATCCCAAGAGCTATGCAGATTGCGGTCATTGGTGCCTCCCTGGAGTACCGGACGTGTGGAACGAGCTTCTTTATGCCTACCTTCTCCGAAATTAG
- the LOC125315991 gene encoding protein trichome birefringence-like 34, translating into MAGKAQTAGGTGQETSSSFHILVALFIAAGVIAVVYLTCNEEQQILEEADTSREARWSTGAKTERQECDLFSGRWVYDNVSYPLYEEKRCTYMSDEQTCEQFGRKDLMYQHWRWQPHGCNIPRFNATRLLERLRNKRMVYVGDSLNRGQWYSMVCLVESSIPRHLKSVSHFLNHSLFVFKSYEYNATIEFYWEPMLVESNKDNAYNHSAANRTVRVHAIENHARHWSDADILVFDSYIWWANLKMKVLWGSFGSADGIYKTVKASRAFEMALNTWSDWLEIHISRSKTRLFFVSSSPTHERAAEWGGADGENCYGETEPITREDYSGRSLAPELMRLVKNAIDKLKTRGLTVQFLNITQLSEYRKEAHPTIYKRQWRALTKDQIANPKSYADCAHWCLPGVPDVWNELLYVYLLRN; encoded by the exons ATGGCAGGCAAAGCCCAAACAGCAGGTGGCACCGGGCAGGAGACGAGCAGCAGCTTCCACATTCTGGTGGCTCTGTTCATAGCCGCCGGAGTCATCGCAGTCGTGTACCTCACATGCAACGAGGAGCAACAAATATTGGAGGAGGCCGACACTAGTAGAGAAGCGCGCTGGAGCACAGGCGCCAAAACGGAGCGGCAGGAGTGCGATCTGTTCTCTGGGAGGTGGGTGTATGACAACGTTTCGTACCCGCTCTACGAGGAGAAGCGATGCACGTACATGTCGGATGAGCAGACTTGCGAGCAGTTCGGGCGGAAGGACCTGATGTACCAGCACTGGAGGTGGCAACCACATGGCTGCAACATCCCGAG GTTCAACGCGACGCGGTTGCTGGAGAGGTTGAGGAACAAGAGGATGGTGTACGTGGGTGATTCCTTGAACAGAGGCCAGTGGTATTCCATGGTCTGCCTCGTCGAGTCCTCCATCCCGCGCCACCTCAAATCGGTCTCACACTTCCTCAATCACTCCTTATTCGTCTTCAAGTCCTAT GAGTACAACGCGACGATCGAATTCTACTGGGAACCAATGCTTGTGGAATCGAACAAAGACAATGCCTACAACCACAGCGCGGCTAACAGGACTGTTCGAGTTCATGCCATCGAAAACCATGCGAGGCATTGGTCGGATGCGGACATTCTCGTATTCGACTCTTATATTTGGTGGGCGAACCTTAAGATGAAAGTTTT GTGGGGCTCGTTTGGAAGTGCTGATGGAATTTATAAGACGGTTAAAGCGTCTCGTGCATTCGAGATGGCTCTAAATACATGGTCAGATTGGTTGGAAATTCACATAAGTAGATCCAAGACCCGGTTGTTCTTCGTTAGCTCGTCTCCAACTCATGAAAG AGCTGCAGAATGGGGTGGTGCTGATGGCGAAAACTGTTATGGGGAAACAGAGCCCATCACCAGAGAAGATTACTCGGGAAGGAGCTTAGCCCCCGAACTGATGCGTCTGGTGAAGAATGCTATTGACAAACTCAAAACAAGAGGCCTCACTGTTCAATTCCTCAATATTACACAGCTCTCCGAGTACCGCAAGGAAGCACACCCAACCATTTACAAAAGGCAATGGCGTGCCCTGACCAAAGACCAGATAGCTAATCCCAAGAGTTATGCAGATTGCGCTCATTGGTGCCTCCCCGGAGTACCGGACGTGTGGAACGAGCTTCTTTATGTCTACCTTCTCCGAAATTGA